One segment of Asaia bogorensis NBRC 16594 DNA contains the following:
- a CDS encoding TonB-dependent receptor domain-containing protein, whose product MVRRVTLPYRHRGLRQSTLMVALFCTVFAAPAEGLAQTIAQGAGTAHKKTTARRSSHATKKPAHATAKATSSKVGVAAGSAGGSAAVTGAGTAPQNGASSAAAQPALPFSSGVETADSSPQKETIIVTGTRLSQSRLTNVMAGSTLGGEQIRRRGYYDLGTALLRENPAISQGGNSTIGNQGSFGAGQSFIGLLNLGAQRTLTLIDGMRMGGGATASIYGAGSGSQVDVSTIPTSLIKGIDTRLGGAGAAYGADAVAGVMNYTLDDHFTGVDFNAQGNWSQKLDAPGEKLTFKAGRNFDHDKGGMVFDVEYRNQGGMVANDRPDVFGRDAVLYHRVPLGQSSPYTYVLGAGSRFIQNSVTGIPMITGDYGNLPVYAGSAGAALAGQANNAVANAANMPLMFSQNGQSLIPLQANAYLKGDTTHGIGGNGIALQDYNQLIAPNDKLNLTLLGHYDITRHIHATWQGWYARGSAESQVGQGTWSTTQFDNPLTLNTAGPMSSSYYTNDVVNGAYALSTSNPYLTSAEQQTIKNALAANGQPTDTFYLNRLNQDLDAGLYRTKVQMYRFQGGLAGDFNAVGRKFDWKVRGEYTRYMNDTWTPSIVIPNLVNALNAVRDSSGNIVCASGYQNAPIATRSSTCEPLNPFGYNQMTPGARDYVISDAHSRNNNTQRDIQAELSSTVFRLPAGDIRWDLGYEHRREGYHFDPGAFFRGWPQGDGTYQQYGNSTAIPPTGGAYHTHEAFGELDVPFVSPTMNVPGIYNLSATANGRFINNSMTGNYWTYMFGGAWWPTEDFGLSGNYAQSVRNPSVTELFSPRSTDYESGVDPCSDAGVGSGPNPAIRAANCAKAGITQPFTSNFNFYTIPGSAGGNSNLKNETSKSYTGSLEFRPHFVRGLDMKASFVDVKVKNAITSLGAQDLMNACYDSSSYPSNAFCNTFTRDSSGQLSTFSAGYYNIASYETQALQATFDYYAPLSRFGLGDGAGEIDLSGNYVHYLKSQNTYLGSTYFLSGTTDAPNDNFTLNLNYMRGPFSAQWQTLWYGPTQYAVQVPATRYQDNKRPSFAYFNLSLAYEITKNLAANFVINNITDALPKDPGIYDTNRYYEAFIGRSFQLNIGVHF is encoded by the coding sequence ATGGTGCGCCGGGTAACATTGCCTTATCGTCACAGGGGCCTGCGGCAGAGCACATTGATGGTTGCCCTGTTCTGCACAGTGTTTGCTGCGCCGGCAGAGGGCCTTGCCCAGACCATCGCTCAGGGGGCGGGAACCGCGCACAAGAAGACCACCGCGCGTCGGTCATCTCACGCGACGAAAAAACCCGCTCATGCAACGGCCAAGGCGACATCCTCGAAGGTGGGCGTGGCGGCAGGGAGCGCTGGTGGCAGCGCAGCGGTAACCGGTGCAGGCACGGCACCGCAAAACGGCGCGTCGAGTGCTGCCGCCCAGCCTGCCCTGCCTTTCTCAAGTGGCGTGGAAACGGCGGATTCCTCGCCGCAGAAAGAGACCATCATCGTAACCGGCACGCGCCTGTCGCAATCGCGCCTGACGAATGTCATGGCAGGATCGACCCTGGGTGGGGAACAGATCCGACGTCGGGGATATTACGATCTCGGTACGGCCCTTCTGCGTGAAAATCCGGCAATCAGCCAGGGTGGGAATTCCACCATCGGTAACCAGGGCAGCTTCGGGGCGGGTCAGTCCTTTATCGGCCTCCTCAATCTGGGCGCCCAGCGTACGCTGACCCTGATCGATGGCATGCGTATGGGCGGTGGCGCGACAGCCTCGATCTATGGTGCTGGTTCGGGCTCGCAGGTGGATGTGAGCACGATTCCGACCTCGCTCATCAAGGGTATCGATACGCGCCTCGGCGGCGCGGGCGCGGCCTATGGTGCCGACGCCGTGGCGGGCGTGATGAACTATACGCTCGATGACCACTTCACCGGTGTCGATTTCAATGCCCAGGGTAACTGGTCGCAAAAGCTCGATGCACCGGGTGAGAAACTGACCTTCAAGGCAGGCCGCAATTTCGACCATGACAAGGGCGGCATGGTCTTTGATGTGGAATATCGCAACCAGGGCGGTATGGTCGCCAATGACCGGCCTGATGTGTTCGGGCGTGACGCGGTGCTCTATCATCGCGTACCACTCGGGCAGAGCTCGCCCTACACCTATGTTCTGGGTGCTGGCTCACGGTTCATCCAGAACTCTGTGACCGGTATTCCCATGATCACAGGTGATTATGGGAATCTCCCGGTCTATGCGGGGTCTGCTGGCGCCGCGCTGGCCGGTCAGGCCAATAACGCCGTGGCCAATGCCGCCAATATGCCGCTCATGTTCAGCCAGAATGGCCAGTCGCTCATTCCCCTTCAGGCAAATGCCTATCTCAAGGGAGACACCACGCACGGCATAGGCGGGAACGGTATCGCCCTGCAGGACTACAATCAGCTGATCGCCCCCAATGACAAGCTGAACCTGACGCTGCTTGGGCATTACGACATCACCCGGCACATCCATGCTACATGGCAGGGTTGGTATGCCCGTGGCAGCGCCGAGAGTCAGGTGGGTCAGGGCACATGGAGCACGACCCAGTTCGACAATCCCCTGACGCTCAATACGGCGGGCCCGATGAGCAGCAGCTATTACACCAACGATGTCGTCAATGGCGCCTATGCGCTGAGCACGAGCAATCCCTATCTGACCAGCGCCGAGCAGCAGACGATAAAGAATGCCCTCGCTGCCAATGGTCAGCCGACAGACACCTTCTATCTGAACCGTCTGAATCAGGACCTCGACGCGGGCCTCTATCGCACGAAGGTGCAGATGTATCGCTTCCAGGGCGGGCTTGCCGGTGATTTCAATGCAGTGGGGCGAAAGTTCGACTGGAAAGTGCGTGGTGAATACACGCGCTACATGAACGATACCTGGACGCCCTCCATCGTCATTCCCAACCTCGTCAATGCTCTCAACGCCGTGCGTGATTCCAGCGGCAATATCGTGTGCGCTTCGGGCTATCAGAATGCACCCATCGCCACGCGCAGTTCGACTTGTGAACCACTCAATCCATTCGGCTATAACCAGATGACGCCGGGCGCACGTGACTATGTCATTTCAGATGCCCATTCGCGCAACAACAATACCCAGCGCGATATCCAGGCCGAACTGAGTTCAACGGTGTTCCGCCTGCCCGCAGGCGATATCCGGTGGGATCTGGGCTATGAGCATCGCCGCGAAGGGTATCATTTCGATCCGGGCGCGTTCTTCCGCGGCTGGCCGCAGGGTGATGGCACGTATCAGCAATACGGCAACAGCACGGCTATTCCGCCCACAGGCGGCGCGTATCATACGCATGAAGCCTTCGGCGAGCTGGACGTGCCTTTCGTCTCGCCGACCATGAACGTGCCGGGTATCTATAACCTGTCGGCCACAGCCAATGGGCGCTTCATCAATAACAGCATGACCGGCAATTACTGGACCTACATGTTCGGCGGTGCCTGGTGGCCGACCGAGGATTTCGGCCTGAGCGGCAATTATGCCCAGTCAGTGCGTAATCCCTCCGTGACGGAACTGTTTTCGCCCCGCTCCACCGATTACGAATCAGGCGTTGATCCGTGCTCCGACGCAGGTGTCGGTTCCGGACCCAACCCGGCCATTCGTGCAGCAAACTGCGCCAAGGCAGGCATCACCCAGCCCTTCACCTCCAACTTCAATTTCTACACCATTCCGGGCAGCGCAGGCGGCAACAGCAACCTCAAGAACGAAACCTCAAAGAGCTATACGGGCAGCCTCGAATTCCGGCCGCATTTCGTGCGTGGCCTCGACATGAAGGCGTCTTTTGTGGACGTGAAGGTGAAAAACGCCATTACCTCACTGGGCGCGCAGGATCTGATGAATGCCTGCTATGACTCGTCCAGCTACCCGTCCAATGCCTTCTGCAACACCTTCACACGTGATTCCTCCGGTCAGCTTTCGACCTTCAGCGCAGGCTATTACAACATTGCCAGCTATGAGACGCAGGCTTTGCAGGCAACCTTCGACTACTACGCTCCCCTGTCGCGTTTCGGGCTGGGCGACGGTGCCGGTGAAATCGATCTGAGCGGCAACTACGTTCACTATCTCAAGAGCCAGAACACCTATCTGGGCAGCACCTATTTCCTCTCGGGAACGACAGATGCACCCAACGACAACTTCACGCTCAACCTGAACTACATGCGCGGTCCGTTCTCGGCCCAGTGGCAGACGCTCTGGTATGGGCCGACCCAGTACGCAGTGCAGGTGCCGGCCACGCGTTATCAGGATAACAAGCGTCCTTCATTCGCCTATTTCAATCTCTCCCTGGCGTATGAAATCACCAAGAATCTCGCGGCTAATTTCGTCATCAACAACATCACCGATGCCCTGCCGAAGGACCCGGGCATCTATGATACCAACCGTTATTACGAGGCCTTTATCGGACGCAGCTTCCAGCTCAATATCGGCGTGCATTTCTGA
- the purU gene encoding formyltetrahydrofolate deformylase, whose translation MGRYCVTVTCEARRGIVAVISGYLAGKDCNIRDSSQFDDIESNRFFMRTSFLAEANTSLEELQRDFAPIAAQYGMTATFHDENERLNVVIMVSRFGHCLNDLLYRTRIGALPINIVAVISNHLDFQKLVVNHDIPFHYIRVTKENKPEAEAQQLAIIRDSGAQLVVLARYMQVLSDEMCQALSGRTINIHHSFLPSFKGAHPYHQAHARGVKLIGATAHYVTAELDEGPIIEQDIIRVSHNQSPEDYVTLGRDVESQVLARAIHAHAHRRVFLNGRSTVVFPASPGSFASSRNG comes from the coding sequence ATGGGCCGTTATTGCGTTACGGTAACGTGCGAGGCACGTCGTGGAATTGTGGCTGTAATCTCGGGGTATCTCGCGGGAAAAGACTGCAATATCCGCGATAGCTCACAGTTCGACGATATCGAATCGAACCGGTTTTTCATGAGAACCAGTTTTCTGGCCGAGGCGAATACGAGCCTTGAGGAATTGCAGCGCGATTTCGCCCCGATCGCCGCGCAATACGGCATGACCGCCACCTTCCATGACGAGAATGAGCGGCTGAATGTCGTGATCATGGTGTCACGGTTCGGCCATTGCCTGAACGATCTGCTCTATCGCACCCGTATCGGGGCCCTGCCGATCAATATCGTTGCGGTAATTTCCAATCATCTGGATTTCCAGAAGCTGGTGGTCAACCACGACATACCCTTCCACTACATTCGGGTGACGAAAGAAAACAAACCCGAGGCCGAAGCGCAGCAGCTTGCTATCATTCGCGACAGCGGGGCGCAGCTTGTGGTGCTGGCGCGCTATATGCAGGTTCTGTCTGATGAGATGTGTCAGGCCCTGTCAGGGCGCACGATCAACATCCATCACTCCTTCCTGCCCAGTTTCAAGGGCGCTCATCCCTACCATCAGGCTCATGCGCGTGGCGTCAAGCTGATCGGTGCGACCGCGCATTATGTCACGGCGGAACTCGATGAGGGGCCGATCATCGAGCAGGATATCATTCGCGTATCGCACAACCAGTCACCTGAAGACTACGTCACGCTGGGACGTGATGTGGAAAGTCAGGTTCTGGCACGCGCAATCCATGCCCATGCCCACAGGCGTGTGTTTCTCAACGGCCGCAGCACGGTGGTCTTTCCCGCAAGCCCGGGATCCTTTGCCTCGTCACGTAACGGCTGA
- a CDS encoding methionine synthase, with amino-acid sequence MKKLLPTATAGSLPKPSWLAEPEKLWSPWKMEGEALVEAKQDALRVSLLEQQVAGVDIVSDGEQTRQHFVTTFIEHLAGVDFEKREIVTIRNRYEASVPTVVSAVAREKPVFVEDAKFLRQQTKAPIKWALPGPMTMIDTLYDAHYKSREKLAWEFAAILNAEARELEQAGVDIIQFDEPAFNVFFDEVNDWGIATLERAIEGLKCQTAVHICYGYGIKANTDWKKTLGHEWRQYERTFPKLQASNIDLVSLECQNSHVPMELIELLRGKKVMVGAIDVASNHIETPEEVADTLRKALQFVNAENLCPCTNCGMAPLSRNVARGKLQALAAGAEIVRRELTCA; translated from the coding sequence ATGAAGAAGCTTCTCCCCACTGCAACAGCTGGCAGCCTGCCAAAGCCCTCATGGCTTGCCGAGCCAGAAAAGCTCTGGTCCCCCTGGAAAATGGAGGGCGAGGCTCTGGTTGAGGCCAAACAGGATGCGCTTCGCGTCTCGCTGCTTGAGCAGCAGGTGGCAGGCGTCGATATCGTCAGCGACGGCGAGCAGACACGCCAGCATTTTGTCACTACCTTCATCGAGCACCTCGCCGGTGTCGATTTCGAGAAGCGCGAGATCGTCACCATCCGCAACCGCTACGAAGCCAGCGTGCCCACGGTCGTAAGCGCGGTCGCGCGTGAGAAGCCGGTTTTTGTCGAGGATGCAAAATTCCTGCGTCAGCAGACCAAGGCGCCGATCAAATGGGCACTGCCCGGCCCCATGACCATGATCGACACGCTGTATGACGCGCACTACAAAAGCCGCGAGAAACTGGCCTGGGAATTTGCCGCCATTCTCAATGCCGAAGCCCGTGAGCTGGAGCAGGCCGGCGTGGATATCATCCAGTTCGATGAGCCAGCCTTCAACGTGTTTTTCGACGAGGTCAATGACTGGGGCATTGCCACGCTGGAGCGCGCCATCGAAGGGCTGAAATGCCAGACCGCCGTCCATATCTGCTACGGCTATGGCATCAAGGCCAATACAGACTGGAAAAAGACGCTGGGCCATGAATGGCGCCAGTACGAACGCACCTTCCCGAAGCTGCAGGCCTCGAACATCGATCTCGTGTCGCTGGAATGCCAGAACTCCCACGTGCCGATGGAACTGATCGAATTGCTGCGTGGCAAGAAGGTGATGGTCGGGGCCATCGATGTCGCAAGCAACCACATCGAAACCCCGGAAGAAGTTGCGGATACCCTGCGCAAGGCGCTTCAGTTTGTTAATGCCGAAAATCTCTGCCCCTGCACGAATTGCGGCATGGCGCCGCTTTCACGCAACGTGGCCAGAGGCAAACTTCAGGCTCTCGCCGCCGGTGCCGAGATCGTCCGTCGCGAGCTGACCTGCGCCTGA
- a CDS encoding methylenetetrahydrofolate reductase, which produces MTVQSTGKTDGAHNPDRLWRFSLEVTTRDLPSLKGMMSSGTSPLGPVTPVMIPHLANDTQAARLEAIRTIRTLGLLPVPHFSARRLASKAACETLLAQMVAEAEIERCFIVAGDPSEPAGPFADSAALLATGLFEKAGIRVVGIGGYPEGHPLMTPEQGWTVLQHKCRDIEARGMTPEIVTQFGFDAQAIMAWLMRLRERGITCHVRIGVPGPASIASLLRFAARCGVGASASVLSRYGISLGKLLGSAGPDQLITQLEEQLADAHGPVSLHFYPFGNLGRTMDWIG; this is translated from the coding sequence ATGACAGTGCAATCAACGGGGAAAACGGACGGGGCACACAACCCGGATCGGCTCTGGCGCTTTTCGCTCGAAGTCACGACCAGGGATCTGCCATCCCTGAAAGGCATGATGTCATCGGGAACATCGCCCCTGGGGCCAGTCACACCTGTCATGATCCCTCATCTGGCCAATGACACGCAAGCAGCGCGTCTGGAGGCCATCCGCACCATCAGGACCCTTGGCCTGCTTCCTGTGCCGCATTTCTCCGCCCGACGCCTTGCCTCGAAAGCGGCCTGCGAGACCCTGCTGGCACAGATGGTGGCCGAGGCCGAGATTGAGCGATGCTTCATTGTCGCAGGGGACCCGTCCGAGCCTGCAGGCCCTTTTGCCGACAGCGCTGCCCTGCTGGCAACCGGCCTGTTCGAGAAAGCAGGGATCAGGGTTGTCGGTATCGGGGGGTATCCTGAAGGCCATCCCCTCATGACGCCTGAACAAGGCTGGACGGTGTTGCAGCATAAATGCCGCGATATCGAGGCACGGGGCATGACGCCCGAAATCGTCACGCAATTCGGCTTCGATGCTCAGGCCATCATGGCGTGGCTCATGCGCCTGCGTGAACGTGGGATCACATGCCACGTCAGAATAGGCGTTCCGGGACCTGCGTCGATCGCCTCCCTGCTACGTTTTGCCGCACGCTGCGGGGTAGGGGCCTCTGCCTCCGTGCTTTCCCGATATGGCATATCGCTTGGCAAGTTACTGGGAAGCGCCGGACCGGACCAGCTGATCACCCAGCTTGAAGAGCAGCTGGCCGACGCGCATGGCCCGGTCAGCCTGCATTTCTACCCGTTCGGTAATCTCGGGCGCACCATGGACTGGATTGGCTAG
- a CDS encoding metallophosphoesterase yields MRPFIFGTLFVVVILNWLWPLPLALPVKLAAIILIVGAALFHQWSRLSSGSVFAPEMPRPVVILFNWAFGALMFVTVGQIMVDIVAALVALVQWHGIVIGTIPRVAIGGLAALLSALGVWNAVRVPPVRHETVSIKGLAPAFDGYRIAQLTDLHITQVFPRRWAEEVVSRTNAIGADLIVVTGDFIDGSVAMRRDDVAPLAQLAAPDGLMACPGNHEYFFDYREWMQHIGTLGFHMLLNTHRLITRNGASLVVAGVTDHSAASHGEAKPNLAAALAGRPEGAPVILLDHQPGGAREAAAQGVALQLSGHTHGGMIYGLDRMVARGNNGFVSRRYEIGAMTLYVSNGTGIWPGFALRLGRPSEITCFHLKSARSLARKG; encoded by the coding sequence TTGCGCCCATTCATTTTCGGTACGCTTTTCGTCGTTGTCATTCTGAACTGGCTCTGGCCGCTTCCTCTGGCACTTCCCGTCAAACTGGCTGCGATCATCCTGATCGTTGGAGCGGCGCTCTTTCACCAGTGGAGCCGTCTCTCTTCCGGCTCTGTCTTTGCGCCGGAAATGCCGCGCCCTGTGGTCATCCTGTTCAACTGGGCGTTTGGCGCCCTGATGTTCGTGACCGTCGGGCAAATCATGGTCGATATTGTCGCGGCTCTGGTGGCATTGGTGCAGTGGCATGGCATCGTGATCGGCACGATCCCGCGCGTCGCAATCGGTGGGCTTGCTGCCTTGCTGTCGGCGTTGGGGGTGTGGAATGCCGTGCGTGTACCGCCGGTCAGGCATGAGACAGTCAGCATCAAGGGGCTTGCGCCTGCTTTTGATGGCTATCGCATTGCCCAGCTGACCGATCTGCACATCACCCAGGTTTTCCCGCGTCGCTGGGCCGAGGAGGTGGTGTCACGCACCAATGCCATCGGGGCAGATCTGATCGTCGTAACCGGAGATTTTATCGATGGATCGGTGGCCATGCGCCGCGACGATGTTGCCCCGCTTGCGCAGCTTGCGGCCCCTGACGGGCTGATGGCCTGTCCGGGCAACCATGAGTATTTTTTCGATTATCGCGAGTGGATGCAGCATATCGGCACGCTCGGCTTTCACATGCTGCTCAACACGCATCGGCTCATCACCCGTAACGGCGCGTCGCTGGTGGTTGCGGGTGTTACAGATCACTCCGCGGCCAGTCATGGTGAGGCCAAGCCCAATCTGGCGGCGGCGCTGGCAGGACGTCCTGAAGGCGCGCCTGTCATTCTGCTCGATCATCAGCCCGGCGGTGCGCGTGAGGCCGCGGCTCAGGGCGTGGCGCTTCAGCTTTCGGGTCATACGCATGGCGGGATGATCTATGGTCTCGACCGCATGGTGGCGCGTGGCAATAACGGCTTTGTTTCCCGCCGCTACGAAATTGGTGCCATGACGCTTTACGTGAGCAATGGTACCGGTATCTGGCCCGGCTTCGCACTTCGTCTTGGCAGACCCTCCGAAATTACCTGCTTTCACCTCAAATCCGCCCGATCGCTGGCGCGAAAAGGGTAG
- a CDS encoding SDR family oxidoreductase has protein sequence MRVFLTGANGFIGAKLVAELIGAGHQVLGLTRSTTGAQRLQAAGAEALHGDLEDLASLRAGAAGSDGVIHTAFDHDFAHYLANCEKDRRAIDAIGEALEGSNRPFVITSTTLFGEAHPGACADEDVFNAQHKNPRVISEIAAQGMIDRGRNVSLVRLSQIHDTARQGLVTFLIQLARETGRSAYIADTDYRWSAAPVSATVTLYRLALEKQAHGARYHATAEEGVSVRAIAERIGQTLGLPVTGLSEDEAMAHFGWLYSFVSKDMTASSQKTQQRLGWQPVGASLLSDVANLSPQAA, from the coding sequence ATGCGCGTTTTTCTGACCGGGGCGAACGGTTTTATCGGCGCCAAACTCGTTGCGGAACTTATTGGGGCAGGCCATCAGGTGCTCGGCCTGACGCGCTCGACGACTGGCGCACAAAGGCTCCAGGCTGCAGGTGCAGAAGCGCTGCACGGCGATCTGGAGGATCTCGCCAGCCTGCGCGCAGGAGCGGCAGGAAGCGACGGCGTGATCCATACCGCGTTCGACCATGACTTCGCGCATTATCTTGCCAATTGCGAGAAAGACCGACGCGCTATCGACGCCATCGGTGAGGCGCTTGAGGGCTCGAACCGCCCCTTTGTAATCACCTCCACAACGCTGTTCGGCGAAGCTCATCCCGGCGCGTGCGCGGATGAGGATGTGTTCAACGCCCAGCACAAGAATCCAAGGGTCATTTCAGAAATCGCAGCGCAGGGGATGATTGATCGCGGCCGGAATGTCTCGCTGGTGCGTCTGTCGCAAATTCACGATACGGCGCGTCAGGGCCTCGTGACATTTCTGATCCAGCTCGCCCGCGAGACAGGGCGTTCCGCCTATATTGCGGACACGGATTATCGCTGGTCGGCAGCCCCTGTTTCGGCCACCGTCACACTCTATCGTCTGGCCCTTGAAAAGCAGGCCCACGGCGCACGCTATCATGCAACGGCGGAAGAAGGTGTGTCGGTACGCGCCATTGCGGAAAGGATCGGGCAAACTCTTGGCTTGCCCGTCACCGGACTGAGCGAGGATGAGGCAATGGCTCATTTCGGCTGGTTATATAGCTTCGTCAGCAAGGACATGACGGCTTCGAGTCAGAAGACACAGCAACGCCTTGGCTGGCAGCCCGTTGGGGCCAGCTTGCTGAGCGACGTTGCTAATCTGAGCCCTCAGGCGGCGTGA
- a CDS encoding LysR family transcriptional regulator: MIDIQPLAILREIHRTGSLTQAAEQLCLTQSAVSHAIRRFEDRYSVKLFEREGHKLRFTLAGDYLLGLAQRVLPQLEHGAGVLEDYARGRRGSIRIGMECHPCQDWLMQVVDPFLAAWPDVELDVTTAFQFGGLTALLGHEIDILVTPDPIARQELTFTPVFDYELVLAVSDTHPLAQKHHIEPSDLTTETLITYPVSRERLDIYTQFLVPAHALPRRHRTVETTDLMLRLVASGRAVSATPDWLLRKVKGVKGVRIGNGILKSIHLGHRTGTAPPYLDGFIKLAASVKIDS, translated from the coding sequence ATGATCGACATTCAGCCGCTGGCCATTTTGCGTGAAATCCATCGCACCGGCAGCCTGACACAGGCAGCAGAGCAATTATGCCTGACCCAGTCTGCCGTCAGTCATGCCATCCGCCGTTTCGAGGACCGATACAGCGTCAAGCTGTTCGAGCGCGAAGGCCACAAATTGCGCTTTACCCTCGCCGGAGACTATCTGCTCGGGCTCGCCCAGCGCGTCCTGCCGCAGCTTGAGCATGGCGCCGGTGTGCTGGAAGATTACGCGCGCGGTCGACGGGGCTCGATCCGTATCGGTATGGAATGTCACCCCTGTCAGGACTGGCTGATGCAGGTGGTCGATCCCTTTCTTGCTGCGTGGCCTGATGTCGAACTCGACGTCACGACCGCCTTCCAGTTTGGCGGACTGACGGCTCTGCTCGGCCATGAAATCGATATTCTCGTCACGCCCGATCCGATTGCGCGCCAGGAACTCACCTTCACGCCCGTCTTCGACTACGAGCTCGTACTGGCCGTGTCCGACACGCACCCTCTGGCGCAGAAACACCATATCGAGCCTTCTGACCTCACAACCGAGACGCTGATCACCTATCCTGTCTCGCGCGAGCGGCTTGATATCTACACGCAATTCCTCGTCCCGGCCCACGCCCTGCCGCGGCGGCACCGCACGGTAGAAACCACCGATCTGATGCTGCGCCTTGTGGCATCCGGACGGGCTGTCAGCGCCACACCGGACTGGCTGCTACGCAAGGTGAAAGGGGTGAAAGGAGTCAGGATTGGTAACGGAATTCTCAAATCCATCCATCTGGGCCACCGCACAGGTACGGCACCCCCATATCTGGACGGATTCATCAAACTGGCAGCCAGTGTCAAAATCGACTCATGA
- a CDS encoding flavin reductase family protein, with product MTEAPLKPSPDIQAQNSLDPKALRACCGQFATGVTVVTTRTEEGDHGMTVSAFMSVSLDPPLIGVCVGARSTLLARVLHAGRFAVSVLAQDMEAHAMHFAGRRNDALQDLFEPCDGLPVLKGAGAVFTTDLVQQVTAGDHVILIGQVCSMTHDKAARPLLHHAGQFKSIASPDSCSPERQHRT from the coding sequence ATGACAGAAGCCCCCCTGAAGCCCAGTCCAGACATCCAGGCCCAAAACAGCCTTGATCCAAAAGCCCTGCGCGCCTGCTGTGGGCAGTTCGCGACCGGCGTCACGGTTGTGACGACCCGCACAGAGGAGGGCGATCACGGCATGACGGTCAGCGCTTTCATGTCGGTCTCGCTCGACCCACCCCTGATTGGTGTCTGTGTTGGTGCGCGTTCCACGCTTCTGGCGCGGGTCCTCCATGCTGGCCGGTTTGCCGTCAGTGTCCTCGCGCAGGATATGGAGGCCCATGCCATGCATTTTGCGGGACGACGCAACGACGCATTGCAGGATCTGTTCGAGCCGTGCGACGGCTTGCCGGTTCTGAAAGGCGCAGGGGCGGTCTTCACCACGGATCTCGTGCAGCAGGTAACGGCGGGAGATCATGTCATACTGATCGGTCAGGTATGCAGCATGACCCATGACAAGGCCGCACGCCCGCTCCTGCATCATGCCGGACAGTTCAAATCCATCGCCTCTCCAGATTCATGCAGCCCTGAACGACAACACAGGACATGA
- a CDS encoding DUF1852 domain-containing protein, whose translation MTRDFTFKVKSLRFDENYAPAPGTRLTTNFANLARGESRQENLRAALHMIDHRFNDLARWDNPEGHRYALELDIVSVDMDITGSGESFPAIELLRTTIIDRTNGKRIEGIVGNNFSSYVRDYDFSVLLPEHNRGRDSFSVPDDFGLLHGRIFKAFIASEVYAAHFTKPPVICLSVSENKIYTRTTNEHPVLGVEYTPTETSLTESYFGKMGMQVRYFMPPGCVAPLAFYFSGDLLNDYTPLELISTISTMETFQRIYRPEIYNANSAAASRYKPSLRQNDYSNTRVVYDREERTRLAIEQGRFAGEHFITPHKTLLEQWSSRYAA comes from the coding sequence ATGACCCGCGATTTCACCTTCAAGGTCAAAAGCCTCCGGTTTGACGAAAACTATGCGCCGGCTCCCGGTACGCGGCTGACCACCAATTTCGCCAATCTCGCGAGAGGTGAATCCCGTCAGGAAAACCTGCGGGCGGCGCTGCACATGATCGATCATCGCTTTAACGATCTCGCTCGATGGGACAACCCTGAGGGTCATCGCTATGCGCTCGAACTCGATATCGTCTCCGTCGACATGGATATCACCGGGTCCGGTGAGAGCTTTCCTGCCATCGAACTTCTCCGGACCACGATCATCGACCGGACCAATGGCAAGCGCATAGAGGGCATCGTAGGCAATAATTTCTCATCCTATGTGCGCGATTATGATTTCAGCGTACTCCTGCCCGAGCATAATCGCGGACGTGACAGTTTTTCGGTTCCCGATGATTTCGGCCTTCTGCATGGCAGGATCTTCAAGGCTTTCATCGCCTCGGAGGTCTACGCGGCCCATTTCACGAAGCCCCCCGTGATCTGCCTGAGCGTTTCTGAAAACAAGATCTATACCCGTACCACCAATGAGCATCCCGTGCTGGGCGTGGAATACACACCCACCGAGACCTCACTGACCGAAAGCTATTTTGGCAAGATGGGAATGCAGGTGCGCTATTTCATGCCGCCCGGATGCGTCGCGCCCCTCGCCTTCTATTTCTCTGGCGATCTGCTCAATGATTATACGCCTCTCGAACTGATCAGCACGATCAGCACGATGGAGACATTCCAGCGTATCTATCGTCCGGAAATCTACAACGCGAACTCGGCTGCCGCCTCACGCTACAAGCCCAGCCTGCGCCAGAACGATTATTCCAACACCCGTGTAGTCTATGACCGCGAGGAGCGCACGCGCCTCGCTATCGAGCAGGGACGATTTGCAGGCGAGCATTTCATTACGCCGCACAAAACCCTTCTCGAGCAATGGTCCAGCCGATACGCCGCCTGA